A single genomic interval of Theropithecus gelada isolate Dixy chromosome 16, Tgel_1.0, whole genome shotgun sequence harbors:
- the LOC112609240 gene encoding NADH dehydrogenase [ubiquinone] iron-sulfur protein 5-like codes for MDYGGQEIKDQGTVARERQGHEYQIAVPFLDIQQRFSLNIDQWWTIQSAEQPYKIVARCRAFEKEWIECAHGISVIQAEKECKIEYDDFVESLLRQKMMGTIRKQQDMLIKEGKDTPPSHHIGKEEPRP; via the exons atGGACTATGGAGGACAGGAGATCAAAGACCAGGGAa CGGTGGCCAGAGAAAGACAAGGACACGAGTATCAGATCGCTGTGCCTTTCTTGGACATCCAGCAAAGGTTCAGCCTTAACATAGATCAATGGTGGACAATCCAGAGTGCTGAACAGCCCTACAAGATTGTTGCTCGATGCCGTGCTTTTGAAAAAGAatggatag AATGTGCACATGGAATCAGTGTTATCCAGGCAGAGAAAGAGTGCAAGATAGAATATGATGATTTCGTAGAGTCTTTGCTTCGGCAGAAAATGATGGGTACCATCAGGAAACAGCAGGATATGCTGATAAAGGAAGGTAAGGACACCCCTCCATCTCACCACATTGGCAAGGAAGAGCCTCGGCCCTGA